The window CGCGTGACCGATCCCGCCGCGTTCGGCCGGGTCGCCGTGCTGATGGGCGGCAGCAGCAGCGAGCGCGAGGTGTCGCTGGATTCCGGCCGCAACGTGCTGGAGGCGCTGCAGTCGCGCGGCTTCGACGCGCATGCGGTCGATGGCATCCCGGCGCTGGTCGACGCGCTGGTGCACGGCCGCTTCGACCGCGTGTTCAACATCCTGCACGGCAACAAGGGCGGCGGCGAGGACGGCGTGCTGCAAGGGCTGCTGCAGGCGTTCGAGGTGCCCTGCACCGGTTCCGGCGTGCTCGGCAGCGCGCTGACCATGGACAAGATCCGCACCAAGCAGGTGTGGATCACCGCCGGCCTGCCGACGCCGAAGTTCCTGCGCCTGGCGCCCGGCGCCGACCTGCGCGCGGCGGCGCTGGAGCTGGGCCTGCCGGTGTTCGTGAAGCCGTCCAGCGAAGGCTCCAGCGTGGGCGTGGCGCGGGTGGTGACCGAGGCCGACATCGACGCGGCGATCGAGGTCGCGCGCGGCTACGGCGGCGAGATGCTGATGGAACAGATGGTGGTCGGCGACGAGCTGACCGTCGGCATCCTCGGCGACGTCGCGCTGCCGTCGATCCGGATCGTGCCGAAGGGCGAGTGGTACGACTACAACGCCAAGTACATCGCCGAGGA is drawn from Thermomonas brevis and contains these coding sequences:
- a CDS encoding D-alanine--D-alanine ligase; this encodes MNQTAFPPLRVTDPAAFGRVAVLMGGSSSEREVSLDSGRNVLEALQSRGFDAHAVDGIPALVDALVHGRFDRVFNILHGNKGGGEDGVLQGLLQAFEVPCTGSGVLGSALTMDKIRTKQVWITAGLPTPKFLRLAPGADLRAAALELGLPVFVKPSSEGSSVGVARVVTEADIDAAIEVARGYGGEMLMEQMVVGDELTVGILGDVALPSIRIVPKGEWYDYNAKYIAEDTQYLCPGLDGADEDEIRKLALDAFVAAGCGGWGRVDVMRERAGGRLLLLEANTAPGMTSHSLVPKAARQLGVSFEELCWRILEQTV